The Pseudomonas sp. TH06 genome contains the following window.
CGCCGCCGACATGATCATGGTGATGGTGGGTGATCAGAATGTCGCTCAGCACCCAGCCGGGATGGGCGGCAAGCCAGGCCTGTACGGGAGCGGCATCGCCGGGATCGACCACCGCGCAACGCTGGGTGCGGTGATCCTGTAACAACCAGATGTAGTTGTCGGTGAACGCGGGCAGGGCACTGATCTGTATCATCGTCGGAATTCGCCAAGCGGAAAACATTGGCGCATCTTAGTAGTTCCTGGCGCGTTGGAGAATGACATGACCGATAAAGCGTTCGCTCAGGCCGATCCCGACTGGCTGGCGTTGATCAGCGCCGCCCGTGAATGGCTGTCGGGCCCGCTCGGGCAGTTTCTGCTGGATGAGGAGCGGCGCATGCTCGAAGACGAGCTGGGCCGGTTCTTTGGCGGTTATCTGGTGCATTACGGACCATCCGCCGAAACCCCGCCGGCGGCGCCGCAAGTGCAGCGTAATGTGCGCCTCGGTGCGCCGTTGCCCGGGGTCGAGATTGTCTGCGAAGAGCAGGCCTGGCCGCTCAGCGAACACGCGGCCGATGTCGTGGTGATGCAACACGGTCTGGATTTCTGTCTGTCGCCTCATGGTCTGCTGCGTGAAGCGGCGAGCAGTGTGCGCCCCGGCGGGCATCTGCTGATCATCGGCATCAATCCCTGGAGCTCCTGGGGGCTGCGTCACGTATTCGCCCACGATGCCTTGCGTCAGGCGCGGTGTATCTCGCCGTCGCGGGTCGCCGACTGGCTCAATCTGCTCGGCTTTGCGCTGGAGAAACGCCGCTTCGGGTGCTATCGTCCGCCGCTCGCGTCGCCCAAGTGGCAGGCCCGTCTGGCCGGCTGGGAACGCAAGGCCGGTGACTGGCAACTGTCGGGCGGCGGCTTCTATTTGTTGGTCGCGCGCAAGATCGTGGTCGGGCTGCGGCCGCTGCGTCAGGAGCGTCGCGAGCCGATGGGCAAGCTGATTCCACTGCCGATGGCCAAGGTCAACCGCCGTCGTATCGAACCGTAAACCTTCTTTTATTTGTGGCCGGGTATATCCCGGCCCGGGCCATCGTCGATCCGTGATCGGCGAGGCAAACATTTATTCTGGATAGAGTGGCATGAGCGAAAGCGTTGAAAGCGTCGACACCGTAGAACTGTTCACCGATGGCGCCTGCAAGGGCAACCCCGGCCCGGGCGGCTGGGGCGCGTTGCTGGTGTGCAAGGGCGTCGAAAAGGAACTGTGGGGCGGCGAGGCCAACACCACCAACAACCGTATGGAGCTGCTCGGCGCCATCCGTGGCCTCGAAGCCTTGAAGCGCCCGTGCGAAGTGCTGCTGGTCACCGACTCACAGTACGTGATGAAGGGCATCAACGAATGGATGGCCAACTGGAAGAAGCGCGGCTGGAAGACCGCAGCGAAGGAGCCAGTGAAAAACGCTGATCTGTGGAAAGAACTGGATGAGCAGGTCAACCGCCACAAGGTCACCTGGAAGTGGGTGCGTGGGCACATCGGCCATCACGGCAACGAGCGGGCTGACCAACTCGCCAACCGTGGCGTTGACGAAGTGCGCGGTTACAAGCAGACCTGAGCCCTGTTTGAAATACATTCCCCTGTAGGAGCTGCCGAAGGCTGCGATCTTTTGATCTTGCTTTTAAAAGATCAAGATCAAAAGATCGCAGCCTTCGGCAGTTCCAGGGGAATTTGTTACAGGATCAGAATGGCCTCGGCCAGTTGCCGGTCGGTATACACAGAATCCTTCAGCACCTCCCGTATCCGCAAAAAAGCCGCTTCCATCCGCACCCCGCGAATCTCCCCTCCACTCGCCACAAACGCCGCCGCATCATCCTTCGCCGCCAGCACAATCTTGTCGTCCTTGAACGATCCACTGGTGCCTTTGCTTGAGCTGAGCGTCAGGCTCATGGTGATGTCGGTGCTGATGACGAAGCTGGTGGCATGCGCTTCGGCAACCAGCAAGCAGCCACCGAGCAATAAAACCTGTGCAGTCTTCATGACGCGTTTTAACCCGTGGGAAACAAGCCGCGCACGCTAACAAGCCGATTGCCGATAGACTTTATGAACATTGCTAATGATTGTTAAAAACTGCATAAGCGCCGATCACCCGGCGGTGCGCGACTCACGCCGCGAGCGTGTTAACATCCGCGTTTTTGCACGATTGACCCGTTGAGAGCTGAGCACTGATGGCCACCAGATCCGTTGTACTCGATACCGAAACCACCGGCATGCCGGTGACCGATGGTCACCGGATCATTGAAATCGGTTGCGTCGAACTGATCGGTCGGCGCCTGACGGGCCGGCATTTTCATGTTTATCTGCAACCGGATCGCGAGAGTGATGAAGGCGCCATCGGCGTTCACGGCATCACCAACGAATTTCTTGTCGGCAAGCCACGTTTTGCCGAAGTCGCCGATGAGTTCTTCGAATTCATCAAAGGCGCGCAGCTGATCATCCACAACGCGGCGTTCGACGTTGGCTTCATCAACAACGAATTCGCCTTGATGGGCCAGCAGGATCGCGCCGACATCACCCAGCATTGCTCGATCCTCGACACCCTGATGATGGCCCGGGAACGTCACCCGGGGCAGCGCAACAGCCTCGATGCGTTGTGCAAACGTTATGGCGTCGACAACTCCGGCCGTGAGCTGCACGGCGCTTTGCTCGACTCGGAGATTCTTGCCGACGTTTACCTGACCATGACGGGCGGCCAGACCAGCCTGTCGCTGGCAGGCAATGCGTCGGACGGTAATGGTTCGGGCGAAGGCGCGGATAATTCTGCTACCGAGATCCGTCGTTTGCCGGCGGATCGTCAGCCAAGCCGGATCATTCGCGCGACGGAAGAAGAGCTGGCGGCGCACCTTGTGCGGTTGGAGATTATCGCCAAATCCGCCGGTGGCCCGGCGTTGTGGACGCAGATTGCCGAGGCTGATGCCCAGGCCTGAGAGATCCTCTGTGGCGAGGGAGCTTGCTCCCGCTCGGCTGCGAAGCAGTCGCAAAATATGTACACCCGTTTTGTCTGAAAGAGTGCAAAGGGACGCTTCGCGCCCCAGCGGGAGCAAGCTCCCTCGCCACAAAAGCCGAGTCAGGCTCAATGAAGCCAAGTGGCCACCCTCGCGCCTTTCGCTGCAACCCTCTACCCTGAGTGCATTGGCGGGTTCGAATCCGCCGCCTCAGGACACTGAGCCCCATGTACAAAGATTTGAAGTTTCCGGTGTTGATCGTCCATCGCGACATCAAGGCCGACACGGTCGCCGGTGACCGTATCCGTGGCATCGCCCGGGAGTTGGAGCAGGAAGGTTTCAGTATCGTTTCGGCCACCGACTACACCGAAGGGCGTCTGGTGGCTTCGACCCATCATGGCCTCGCGTGCATGCTGATTGCCGCCGAGGACGCCAGCACGAATTCGCATCTGTTGCAGAACATGGCCGAACTGATTGGCCTGGCGCGGGTGCGCGCACCGGATCTGCCGATTTTTGCCCTGGGCGAACAGGTCACTCTGGAGAACGCCCCGGCCGATGCCATGGCCGAACTCAATCAGCTACGCGGCATTCTTTACCTGTTCGAAGACACCGTACCGTTCCTCGCCCGGCAAGTGGCGCGGGCGGCGCGCAAGTACCTGGACGGCCTGCTGCCACCGTTTTTCAAGGCACTGGTGCAACACACCGCCGATTCCAATTATTCCTGGCACACCCCCGGTCACGGCGGTGGCGTGGCGTATCACAAGAGTCCGGTGGGGCAGGCGTTCCATCAGTTCTTTGGCGAAAACACGCTGCGTTCGGATTTGTCGGTCTCGGTGCCTGAACTGGGTTCGTTGCTCGATCACACTGGCCCGCTTGCGGAGGCTGAGGCGCGGGCGGCGCGCAATTTCGGCGCCGATCACACGTTTTTCGTGATCAATGGCACCTCGACCGCCAACAAGATCGTCTGGCACTCCATGGTTGCTCGCGACGATCTGGTGCTGGTCGATCGCAACTGCCACAAGTCGGTGTTGCACGCGATCATCATGACCGGCGCGATTCCGCTGTACCTGTGCCCGGAGCGCAATGAGCTGGGGATCATCGGCCCGATTCCGCTGAGCGAATTCAGCCGCGAATCGATCCAGGCCAAGATCGACGCCAGCCCGCTGACCAAGGGCCGCGCACCAAAAGTGAAACTCGCGGTAGTGACCAACTCGACCTACGACGGGCTTTGCTATAACGCCGAACTGATCAAACAACACCTCGGCAACAGTGTCGAAGTGCTGCACTTCGACGAAGCCTGGTACGCCTATGCGGCGTTTCATGAATTCTTCGCCGGGCGTTACGGCATGGCCACTTCACGCAGCGAAGACAGCCCGCTGGTGTTCACCACCCATTCCACGCACAAACTGCTCGCCGCGTTCAGTCAGGCGTCGATGATTCATGTGCAGGACGGCGGTGCGCGACAGCTGGATCGGGATCGTTTCAACGAAGCATTCATGATGCACATCTCGACGTCGCCGCAGTACAGCATCATCGCCTCGCTGGATGTCGCTTCGGCGATGATGGAAGGTCCGGCCGGGCGCTCGCTGTTGCAGGAAACCTTCGACGAAGCCCTGAGTTTCCGTCGTGCGCTGGCCAATCTGCGTCAGCACATCGCGGCCGATGACTGGTGGTTTTCGATCTGGCAGCCGCCGGGCGTCGAAGGTATCGAGCGGGTGAAAACCGCAGACTGGCTGCTGCAGCCGGACGCTGAATGGCACGGTTTCGGCGAGGTCAGTGACGATTACGTCTTGCTCGATCCGATCAAGGTGACGTTGGTGATGCCGGGGTTGAATGCCGGCGGCGCGTTGAGCGAGAAGGGCATCCCCGCCGCCGTGGTCAGCAAGTTCCTCTGGGAGCGCGGGCTGGTGGTGGAGAAAACCGGGTTGTATTCGTTTCTGGTGCTGTTCTCCATGGGCATCACCAAAGGCAAATGGAGCACGCTGCTCACCGAGTTGCTGGAGTTCAAGCGCAGTTACGACGCCAACGTCAGTCTGGCCACGTGCCTGCCGTGTGTCGCGCAGGAAGACACCGCGCGTTATCGCGGCATGGGCCTGCGCGATCTGTGCGATCAATTGCACGCCTGTTATCGCAGCAACGCCACCGCCAAACATCTCAAACGCATGTACACCGTACTGCCGGAAATCGCCATGAAACCAGCCCACGCCTACGATCATCTGGTACGCGGTGAAGTCGAGGCGGTTCCGATCGACGAGCTGGAAGGCAGAATTGCAGCGGTGATGCTGGTGCCGTATCCGCCGGGGATCCCGTTGATCATGCCCGGTGAGCGCTTTACCGAATCGACCCGTTCAATCATCGATTACCTGAAATTTGCCCGCACGTTCGATAGCAGCTTTCCCGGTTTTGTCGCCGATGTGCATGGACTGCAACACGAAGACGAAGGCAATGGACGGCACTACACCGTCGATTGCGTCAAGGAATGAGGACTTTTCCCAGTATGCAACCGGTCATGAATCCGAAATACCCAGGGCTGTCGGTAAGGGTCGCCGATGAAGGTTTTGCGCCTTACATCTGGGGCAGTGACTTCAGTTTTGAAGTCGCCGCTTATGGTGCTGCCGTGATTGGCAAGCCCGTTGAGCAATGGTTGGTGACGCCAATCGTGCCGTATCGCAAGTGTTATGGCATTGATCCCGAGGAATTCAGCAGTTTTCACAATGCCGCCGACAGCG
Protein-coding sequences here:
- a CDS encoding methyltransferase domain-containing protein, whose amino-acid sequence is MTDKAFAQADPDWLALISAAREWLSGPLGQFLLDEERRMLEDELGRFFGGYLVHYGPSAETPPAAPQVQRNVRLGAPLPGVEIVCEEQAWPLSEHAADVVVMQHGLDFCLSPHGLLREAASSVRPGGHLLIIGINPWSSWGLRHVFAHDALRQARCISPSRVADWLNLLGFALEKRRFGCYRPPLASPKWQARLAGWERKAGDWQLSGGGFYLLVARKIVVGLRPLRQERREPMGKLIPLPMAKVNRRRIEP
- the rnhA gene encoding ribonuclease HI — encoded protein: MSESVESVDTVELFTDGACKGNPGPGGWGALLVCKGVEKELWGGEANTTNNRMELLGAIRGLEALKRPCEVLLVTDSQYVMKGINEWMANWKKRGWKTAAKEPVKNADLWKELDEQVNRHKVTWKWVRGHIGHHGNERADQLANRGVDEVRGYKQT
- a CDS encoding DUF2388 domain-containing protein is translated as MKTAQVLLLGGCLLVAEAHATSFVISTDITMSLTLSSSKGTSGSFKDDKIVLAAKDDAAAFVASGGEIRGVRMEAAFLRIREVLKDSVYTDRQLAEAILIL
- the dnaQ gene encoding DNA polymerase III subunit epsilon; translation: MATRSVVLDTETTGMPVTDGHRIIEIGCVELIGRRLTGRHFHVYLQPDRESDEGAIGVHGITNEFLVGKPRFAEVADEFFEFIKGAQLIIHNAAFDVGFINNEFALMGQQDRADITQHCSILDTLMMARERHPGQRNSLDALCKRYGVDNSGRELHGALLDSEILADVYLTMTGGQTSLSLAGNASDGNGSGEGADNSATEIRRLPADRQPSRIIRATEEELAAHLVRLEIIAKSAGGPALWTQIAEADAQA
- a CDS encoding Orn/Lys/Arg decarboxylase N-terminal domain-containing protein, coding for MYKDLKFPVLIVHRDIKADTVAGDRIRGIARELEQEGFSIVSATDYTEGRLVASTHHGLACMLIAAEDASTNSHLLQNMAELIGLARVRAPDLPIFALGEQVTLENAPADAMAELNQLRGILYLFEDTVPFLARQVARAARKYLDGLLPPFFKALVQHTADSNYSWHTPGHGGGVAYHKSPVGQAFHQFFGENTLRSDLSVSVPELGSLLDHTGPLAEAEARAARNFGADHTFFVINGTSTANKIVWHSMVARDDLVLVDRNCHKSVLHAIIMTGAIPLYLCPERNELGIIGPIPLSEFSRESIQAKIDASPLTKGRAPKVKLAVVTNSTYDGLCYNAELIKQHLGNSVEVLHFDEAWYAYAAFHEFFAGRYGMATSRSEDSPLVFTTHSTHKLLAAFSQASMIHVQDGGARQLDRDRFNEAFMMHISTSPQYSIIASLDVASAMMEGPAGRSLLQETFDEALSFRRALANLRQHIAADDWWFSIWQPPGVEGIERVKTADWLLQPDAEWHGFGEVSDDYVLLDPIKVTLVMPGLNAGGALSEKGIPAAVVSKFLWERGLVVEKTGLYSFLVLFSMGITKGKWSTLLTELLEFKRSYDANVSLATCLPCVAQEDTARYRGMGLRDLCDQLHACYRSNATAKHLKRMYTVLPEIAMKPAHAYDHLVRGEVEAVPIDELEGRIAAVMLVPYPPGIPLIMPGERFTESTRSIIDYLKFARTFDSSFPGFVADVHGLQHEDEGNGRHYTVDCVKE